The proteins below are encoded in one region of Aequorivita iocasae:
- a CDS encoding head GIN domain-containing protein, translated as MTPLFKIFIALTVFLSANIEFSAQNRNLNNKKENVITKTVKTEPYNIIQVSGPMDVYLEKGTEGNIEVTAQANVQDKIVVKSDGETLTISMVNNVTLHNFKKIKITIPFEDISEISMRGSGVVESNDVLEGNALSLNLLGSGSINVKVESNAMDAKVHGSGEIQVSGRVKDMEVKTTGSGNFSGKELVAENAQIYLSGSGDVTVFAKSSLKARIQGSGTIYYLGNPSSNDVKVIGSGKVKSL; from the coding sequence ATGACACCATTATTTAAAATTTTTATTGCACTGACGGTATTTTTATCAGCAAATATTGAGTTTTCAGCCCAAAACCGAAATCTCAACAATAAAAAAGAAAATGTAATAACAAAAACAGTTAAGACCGAACCCTATAATATCATCCAGGTCTCGGGGCCTATGGATGTTTATCTAGAAAAAGGAACTGAAGGCAATATAGAAGTTACAGCCCAAGCGAATGTACAGGACAAGATTGTTGTGAAATCTGATGGGGAAACTCTTACCATTTCCATGGTCAACAATGTTACCTTACATAATTTTAAAAAAATTAAGATTACCATTCCATTTGAAGATATTTCTGAAATATCGATGCGAGGTTCGGGCGTGGTTGAAAGTAATGATGTGCTGGAAGGAAACGCGCTCTCACTAAATTTACTGGGTTCTGGTTCAATAAATGTGAAAGTAGAATCAAATGCAATGGATGCAAAGGTGCACGGTTCAGGTGAAATTCAGGTTTCAGGAAGAGTAAAAGATATGGAGGTTAAAACAACCGGCAGCGGAAATTTTTCAGGCAAGGAACTTGTAGCTGAAAATGCACAAATTTATCTTTCTGGGTCGGGAGATGTCACGGTTTTTGCCAAGAGCAGTTTGAAAGCAAGAATACAAGGTTCAGGCACCATCTATTATTTGGGCAATCCAAGTTCAAACGACGTAAAAGTAATAGGTTCTGGAAAGGTAAAATCCCTGTAA